From Actinomycetota bacterium, a single genomic window includes:
- a CDS encoding NAD(P)-binding domain-containing protein, whose product MARIFHDTDAPLEPLRDKRIAVVGYGNQGRSWALNLRDSGLDVVVGTVADASQKTAAADGFAAHPIVEAVAEAEVVCLLIPDEVMGQAVAENVRPSLRPGAAICFASGYAVAYGEVDLPDDTDLVMVAPRMIGVGVRETYEDGTGFIAFLGVERDATGNAWPLALGIGRGVGATRRGCVEMTFAQEALIDLFVEQGIAPALQKVWRDAALVLLERGIPLEAVLAEFYLSGEIERTYRAMREIGPTKQWQFHSPTSQYGTMSRADRFEGLDTAERMRRAAEEIASGAFAKEWAAERDAGYPRFTELKQADGRDALMDLEDNTRAAFEPPTD is encoded by the coding sequence ATGGCTCGCATCTTCCACGACACCGATGCGCCGCTCGAACCGCTGCGCGACAAGCGCATCGCGGTCGTGGGGTACGGGAACCAGGGCCGCTCGTGGGCGTTGAACCTGCGCGACTCCGGTCTGGACGTCGTCGTCGGAACCGTGGCCGACGCTTCGCAGAAGACGGCGGCCGCGGACGGCTTCGCAGCACACCCGATCGTCGAGGCCGTCGCCGAGGCCGAAGTCGTTTGCCTCCTCATCCCCGACGAGGTGATGGGCCAAGCCGTCGCCGAGAACGTCCGCCCGTCGCTGCGGCCGGGCGCGGCGATCTGCTTCGCCAGCGGCTACGCGGTCGCGTACGGCGAGGTCGACCTCCCCGACGACACCGACCTCGTCATGGTGGCCCCGAGGATGATCGGCGTCGGCGTCCGCGAGACGTACGAGGACGGGACGGGCTTCATCGCGTTCCTCGGTGTCGAGCGCGACGCTACCGGCAACGCGTGGCCGCTCGCGCTGGGCATCGGACGCGGGGTCGGTGCGACGCGACGAGGTTGCGTCGAGATGACGTTCGCGCAGGAGGCGCTCATCGATCTTTTCGTCGAGCAAGGCATCGCCCCCGCGTTGCAGAAGGTGTGGCGCGACGCCGCGCTGGTGCTGCTCGAACGCGGGATCCCGCTCGAAGCCGTGCTCGCCGAGTTCTACCTCTCCGGCGAGATCGAGCGCACCTACCGCGCGATGCGTGAGATCGGTCCGACGAAGCAGTGGCAGTTCCACTCCCCGACCAGCCAGTACGGAACGATGTCGCGCGCCGACCGCTTCGAGGGCCTCGACACCGCCGAGCGGATGCGCAGGGCCGCCGAGGAGATCGCCTCGGGTGCGTTCGCCAAGGAATGGGCCGCCGAACGCGACGCCGGCTACCCGCGCTTCACCGAGCTCAAGCAAGCCGACGGACGCGACGCGCTCATGGATCTCGAGGACAACACGCGCGCAGCGTTCGAACCCCCGACGGACTGA
- a CDS encoding methyltransferase domain-containing protein produces MTPHKLYRELAPLWPLFSHPDEYEEEAAAYERAFEEHSTQPVRTLLELGSGGGNNASHMKQRLEMTLVDLSPEMLEVSRKLNPELDHYQGDMRTVRLGRTFDAVMIHDAITYMTIEEDLRAAIETAAAHLNPGGMALFVPDDLAETYRPSHSSGGNDGEKAGVRYLMWSHPPRGTTIRTTFVYVIVEGDGPARVEWEDHLSGLFSRTTWLRLIEEAGLEPLALPYEHSEFDTLHEMFAGRAPA; encoded by the coding sequence GTGACCCCGCACAAGCTCTACCGCGAGCTCGCCCCTCTGTGGCCGTTGTTCAGTCACCCCGACGAATACGAGGAGGAGGCGGCCGCGTACGAGCGCGCGTTCGAAGAGCATTCGACCCAACCGGTCCGCACGCTGCTGGAGCTCGGAAGCGGCGGCGGCAACAACGCCAGCCACATGAAGCAGCGGCTCGAGATGACGCTCGTCGACCTGTCACCCGAGATGCTCGAGGTGAGCCGCAAGCTCAACCCCGAGCTGGATCACTATCAGGGCGACATGCGAACCGTGCGGCTCGGCCGGACGTTCGACGCGGTCATGATCCACGATGCGATCACGTACATGACGATCGAAGAGGACCTACGCGCGGCGATCGAGACCGCCGCCGCGCACCTGAACCCCGGTGGCATGGCGCTGTTCGTCCCCGACGACCTGGCGGAGACCTACCGCCCTTCGCACTCGTCCGGTGGGAACGATGGCGAGAAAGCCGGCGTCCGGTACCTGATGTGGAGCCACCCGCCGCGAGGAACCACGATCCGTACGACCTTCGTGTACGTCATCGTCGAGGGCGACGGCCCGGCACGCGTCGAGTGGGAGGATCACCTTTCCGGGCTGTTCTCGCGGACGACCTGGTTGCGCCTCATCGAGGAGGCCGGGCTCGAGCCGCTCGCGCTTCCCTACGAGCACAGCGAATTCGACACGCTCCACGAGATGTTCGCCGGCCGGGCGCCGGCCTAG